A genomic region of Methanosarcina thermophila TM-1 contains the following coding sequences:
- a CDS encoding phenylacetate--CoA ligase family protein, producing the protein MKYWQPKYETMNPEEMKKLQLKRLKKSLKLVYENVPFYRQKFKEAGVTPEDVKTLDDIRKVPFTRKANLRENYPFGLFAARKEDIVRIHASSGTSGKPTVVGYTAKDIETWSDLIARDLTMIGLSAGDIIQNSMNYGLFTGGLGFHYGVERMGAMVVPAATGNTARQLEMMIDFGVTAVHCTPSYAFYLAETAEELGIIDKLSLKAAIFGGEPWSENTRKQLEKRLNLKAYDCYGLSEMFGPGIGFECQEQNGLHIWSDNFLVEVLDENGEQVSEGEKGELVLTSINKEGFCNIRYRTGDMAKLLESECECGRTTTKISRLMGRADDMLIVRGINVFPSQIQDVISRIPQVGDHFRLILDRNRHMLDELTIEVELEDNAFTGELKDLKAVQDYVQRELKSVLNIRTNVELLEKGSIERTAGKAKRIIDRRPQL; encoded by the coding sequence ATGAAATACTGGCAGCCGAAATACGAAACAATGAATCCCGAAGAAATGAAGAAATTACAGCTTAAACGCCTTAAAAAGAGCTTAAAGCTGGTTTATGAAAATGTTCCTTTTTATAGGCAGAAATTCAAGGAAGCTGGAGTCACTCCCGAGGATGTTAAAACTCTTGATGATATCCGTAAAGTGCCTTTTACCCGGAAAGCCAACCTTCGGGAAAACTATCCTTTCGGGCTCTTTGCTGCCAGAAAAGAAGACATAGTGCGTATCCACGCCTCGTCCGGCACAAGCGGGAAGCCTACAGTCGTAGGGTATACGGCAAAGGATATTGAGACCTGGTCAGATTTGATTGCCAGGGATCTCACAATGATAGGCCTTTCTGCAGGCGATATAATCCAGAACTCCATGAATTATGGGCTCTTTACAGGAGGCCTGGGTTTCCACTACGGCGTTGAAAGGATGGGCGCAATGGTCGTGCCGGCTGCGACCGGAAATACCGCCCGGCAGCTAGAGATGATGATCGACTTCGGGGTAACGGCTGTGCACTGCACACCTTCGTATGCCTTTTACCTTGCCGAAACGGCTGAAGAACTCGGCATTATAGACAAGCTCTCATTGAAAGCCGCTATCTTCGGTGGTGAGCCCTGGTCGGAAAATACGCGCAAACAGCTTGAAAAGAGGCTCAACCTCAAAGCCTATGACTGCTACGGACTATCCGAGATGTTTGGACCTGGAATAGGTTTTGAGTGCCAGGAGCAGAACGGGCTGCACATCTGGAGCGATAATTTCCTTGTCGAAGTCCTTGATGAAAACGGAGAGCAGGTCTCAGAAGGCGAAAAAGGAGAACTTGTCCTCACCTCCATCAACAAGGAAGGCTTCTGCAACATCAGGTACCGCACAGGCGATATGGCAAAACTTCTTGAATCCGAATGCGAATGCGGCAGAACCACCACAAAAATTTCCCGCCTCATGGGCAGGGCTGACGACATGCTGATCGTGAGAGGAATCAATGTTTTCCCCTCTCAGATCCAGGATGTCATCTCCCGGATTCCGCAGGTGGGCGATCACTTCCGGTTAATCCTTGACCGCAACAGACACATGCTCGACGAACTCACAATCGAAGTCGAGCTAGAAGACAACGCCTTTACCGGCGAACTCAAGGACCTCAAAGCCGTTCAGGACTACGTCCAGCGTGAACTCAAGTCCGTCCTGAACATCCGCACAAACGTCGAACTCCTTGAGAAAGGTAGCATCGAGAGAACTGCAGGCAAGGCAAAGAGAATCATTGACAGGCGCCCGCAGCTCTGA
- a CDS encoding CRISPR-associated endonuclease Cas1: MAWDKPKKDSLVYNLQEPFRFLVDLTVISLVENGAVK, translated from the coding sequence TTGGCATGGGATAAACCCAAGAAAGACAGCTTAGTATATAACCTTCAGGAGCCTTTCAGGTTCCTTGTTGACCTGACAGTTATCAGCTTGGTTGAAAACGGGGCTGTAAAGTAA
- a CDS encoding nSTAND3 domain-containing NTPase, protein MISELALSLLANILSDTAKETLGKHYDPSLKAYKNAIKSLSDKYRLNITQIETFLHQENVKVAIKEYLENPNNHDLLNSLTDEFLSSFNENKFLKERESSILSEFFEFLYTEIKKDPELRNYLQHYLITEIHHGVQELSQGAQETNQGIREISFKIDELCLSLKNLTSRGQKIGEADIDIGRQIDRDIKEWLEGNKEFYIIYLGILGLEQSVEVSANYNIELLERKKLIALLKSELRELGDYIKIIEVSNSNDLILCVKYFSNIFEAASVALGAKSCFKIVIGTVELSDYNNCYKNIIKECQDLKECKFCYEWESIGKISTPFVIAADTVVNSMTLGMRKYFMEKNFEYIDRRKDKKYYLINKESLIKERKVSEFIKSIGQQRVDYNGALIDRLFVPPDEFEEIKEKLNNDRIVFITGPPGYGKTYTAIRLMWEWYSRENNICFPEWVPGKEYEQRKEVREKLANIDAILRPHHIYYFEDPFGKTKYEGRDDLKQRIGHIIDSVKGKSDTYVIITSRKDIFQEFEKEIYFPEEVRKFEKELNIIKPSYNHFKRIEILEKWAEEKGCEWLEHQELRNLIIEKLKNENKLPTPLNIYDFVVATAGKQLAIDKENAKEELRKFYEKEIEPKIDKNSQATEKAFADEIKELYKSKRYDRIYFLSIIFISQLSYSYFSCDFVKKQYNILKKRNRDKDFRDFNKVLKEEYRIKLVKENLFNGQEEKYSLEFAHPSYSNALNYILDHDGCKEYFCDVLNQLIEEEYAAGGVAWIIVHFYNKFSYDEQKELISKLEENKYAFGDATLAIIEKYGELPLNVRSLVFKFVNNLCESEFIIRRMGKDYHKLSKDVKDLIINIASNIYASGDVFNEMGRYTLLPKELMDLIYKISENIVDTGDIGWGIVKNYGQNENYRNELVPLLDLLKENKIGCRGLVSAILQNYNNLPKHVQDLIFTLKSNEDVAGSIAWGIIRNYNNLPENVRNLVPSVIDNIETSKYIGDLVWIGIEIIENYGRYPEEITCLIEKEKLQYGLNELRRLLLESQDRDCIIKAREFEQYIKIVPPNYR, encoded by the coding sequence GTGATCTCAGAATTAGCTTTGAGTCTTCTTGCTAACATATTATCTGATACCGCCAAGGAAACCCTTGGCAAACATTATGATCCTTCTTTGAAAGCATATAAAAATGCAATTAAAAGTTTAAGCGATAAGTATAGATTAAATATTACTCAAATTGAAACTTTTTTGCATCAAGAAAATGTAAAGGTAGCAATCAAAGAATATCTAGAGAATCCAAATAACCATGATTTATTAAATAGTTTAACTGATGAGTTTCTGTCCTCATTTAATGAAAATAAATTTCTGAAAGAGCGTGAAAGTTCAATCTTAAGTGAGTTTTTTGAATTTTTATATACTGAGATTAAAAAAGATCCAGAACTTAGAAACTATCTTCAACATTATCTAATAACTGAAATTCATCATGGAGTTCAAGAACTGTCTCAAGGAGCTCAGGAAACAAATCAAGGAATTCGGGAAATATCCTTCAAAATTGACGAACTATGTTTGTCTTTGAAAAATCTTACATCTCGTGGACAAAAAATTGGAGAGGCAGATATAGATATAGGGAGACAAATTGATAGGGATATAAAAGAATGGCTTGAAGGAAATAAAGAGTTCTATATTATTTATCTGGGTATTTTGGGACTTGAACAATCAGTTGAAGTAAGTGCAAATTATAATATAGAACTGCTGGAAAGAAAAAAGCTTATAGCTCTATTAAAAAGTGAGCTTAGGGAACTGGGGGATTATATTAAAATTATTGAAGTGTCTAACTCGAACGATTTGATTCTCTGTGTAAAATACTTTAGTAACATTTTTGAAGCAGCTTCAGTAGCTTTGGGTGCTAAGAGTTGTTTTAAAATAGTTATTGGAACAGTAGAATTAAGTGACTATAATAATTGCTATAAAAATATAATTAAAGAATGCCAAGATTTAAAAGAATGCAAATTCTGTTACGAATGGGAGTCTATTGGAAAAATATCAACGCCATTTGTTATTGCTGCAGATACTGTTGTTAATAGTATGACCTTAGGGATGAGAAAATACTTTATGGAAAAGAACTTCGAATACATTGATAGAAGAAAGGATAAAAAATATTATTTAATAAATAAAGAAAGTTTAATAAAGGAGAGAAAAGTTTCGGAATTTATCAAGTCTATTGGGCAACAAAGGGTTGACTACAATGGAGCATTAATAGATAGGCTATTTGTTCCACCAGATGAATTCGAGGAAATAAAAGAAAAACTCAATAATGATAGAATAGTGTTTATTACTGGACCGCCAGGATATGGAAAGACATATACAGCTATAAGATTGATGTGGGAATGGTACTCCAGAGAAAATAATATTTGCTTTCCAGAGTGGGTCCCTGGTAAAGAATATGAACAAAGAAAAGAAGTTAGAGAAAAGTTAGCAAATATCGATGCGATACTAAGACCACATCATATATACTATTTTGAGGATCCTTTCGGAAAAACAAAGTATGAGGGTAGAGACGATTTAAAGCAAAGAATAGGTCATATTATCGATTCTGTTAAAGGAAAATCGGATACATATGTTATAATTACATCAAGAAAAGATATTTTTCAAGAATTCGAGAAAGAGATTTATTTCCCTGAGGAAGTAAGGAAATTCGAAAAAGAATTGAACATTATAAAACCCTCTTACAATCATTTTAAAAGAATAGAAATTCTTGAGAAGTGGGCAGAAGAAAAAGGATGTGAATGGCTAGAACATCAAGAACTGAGAAATTTAATTATTGAGAAGTTAAAAAATGAGAATAAATTGCCAACGCCTCTTAACATCTATGATTTTGTTGTTGCAACTGCAGGAAAGCAGCTAGCGATTGATAAAGAAAATGCAAAAGAAGAATTGCGAAAATTTTATGAAAAAGAGATAGAGCCAAAGATAGATAAAAATTCGCAAGCAACTGAAAAAGCGTTTGCGGACGAAATTAAAGAATTATATAAGTCTAAAAGATACGATAGAATCTACTTTCTCTCAATAATTTTTATATCGCAGCTATCTTACTCATACTTTAGTTGTGATTTTGTCAAAAAGCAATATAACATATTAAAGAAAAGAAATAGAGACAAAGACTTTAGAGATTTCAACAAAGTTTTAAAAGAAGAGTATAGAATTAAATTAGTTAAAGAGAACCTATTCAACGGACAGGAAGAAAAATATTCTTTAGAGTTCGCTCATCCTTCTTACTCAAACGCTCTTAACTATATACTTGATCACGATGGGTGCAAAGAGTATTTCTGTGATGTGTTAAACCAGCTTATAGAGGAGGAGTACGCTGCTGGGGGCGTTGCATGGATAATTGTACACTTTTATAATAAATTTTCATATGATGAACAAAAAGAATTAATTTCTAAACTTGAGGAGAATAAATATGCATTTGGAGATGCTACTTTAGCGATAATAGAAAAATATGGTGAATTGCCTCTTAACGTAAGAAGTTTAGTATTTAAATTTGTTAACAATCTATGTGAGTCCGAGTTCATAATAAGAAGGATGGGAAAAGATTATCATAAATTGTCTAAGGATGTAAAAGATCTGATAATAAATATTGCAAGCAATATATACGCTAGTGGGGATGTCTTTAATGAAATGGGCAGATACACTCTATTACCTAAAGAGTTGATGGATTTAATATATAAGATCTCAGAGAATATTGTCGACACTGGTGACATTGGGTGGGGAATTGTAAAGAATTATGGACAAAATGAGAATTATAGGAATGAATTAGTACCTTTACTTGATCTACTTAAAGAGAACAAAATCGGCTGCAGAGGTCTTGTATCAGCAATACTACAGAACTATAATAACTTACCTAAACATGTACAGGATTTAATATTCACTCTTAAAAGTAACGAAGATGTCGCAGGGAGTATTGCATGGGGAATCATTAGAAATTATAATAATTTACCTGAAAATGTAAGAAATCTAGTTCCAAGTGTCATAGATAATATAGAGACCAGTAAATATATTGGGGATCTTGTATGGATTGGAATAGAAATAATTGAGAATTACGGTAGATATCCTGAAGAAATAACATGCCTAATAGAAAAAGAAAAGCTTCAATATGGGCTTAATGAGCTCAGAAGGTTATTATTAGAATCCCAAGATAGAGACTGTATAATTAAGGCGAGGGAATTTGAACAATATATTAAAATTGTGCCTCCAAACTATAGATGA
- a CDS encoding GNAT family N-acetyltransferase, whose translation MDSPKSFVRVAYNQSKNIIIGVAVSSIISEYPWSKKYGVIADIVVDSNFRRMGVGKKLVEDAENLLKTNFVKDIFIEINNDNTISKSFFSKLSYRIISVTACKRID comes from the coding sequence TTGGATTCTCCAAAATCCTTTGTAAGAGTTGCATATAATCAGTCAAAGAATATTATTATTGGTGTGGCAGTTTCTAGTATTATCTCGGAATATCCTTGGAGTAAAAAATATGGGGTTATAGCCGATATTGTAGTCGATTCCAATTTTAGACGTATGGGCGTAGGAAAAAAACTAGTTGAAGATGCAGAAAATCTATTAAAAACGAACTTTGTCAAAGATATATTTATAGAAATTAACAATGATAATACTATATCAAAGTCTTTTTTTTCTAAATTAAGCTATAGGATAATATCGGTAACTGCATGTAAACGAATTGACTAA